The following proteins are co-located in the Romeriopsis navalis LEGE 11480 genome:
- the gyrA gene encoding DNA topoisomerase (ATP-hydrolyzing) subunit A — translation MTYSQEPPNEERIIPTDLRNEMQRSYLEYAMSVIVGRALPDARDGLKPVHRRILYAMHELGLTHDRPFRKCARVVGEVLGKYHPHGDTAVYDALVRMAQDFSMRVPLIDGHGNFGSIDNDPPAAMRYTESRLTPLTGASLLADIEMETVDFADNFDGSQQEPVVMPSRIPQLLVNGSAGIAVGMATNIPPHNLGEVIDGLIAMIENPEITDLELMQYIPGPDFPTGALIIGKGGNRDTYTTGRGSVTMRGVANIETIEAPGRPDRDAIIVTELPYQTNKAALIEKIADLVNDKKIDGIADIRDESDRDGMRIVIEMKRDAYARVVLNNLYKQTPIQTNFGANMLALVNNEPQLLTLSGFLKTFLDFRIEAITRRTQFLLRKAEARDHLLMGLLTALANLDAIIALIRGSADVSIAKDELIETYGLSAVQADAILQMQLRRLTALEAEKIEREHQELLAQITDYRDILDRRERILEIIVNEVTAIKEAHSTPRRTRIEMGDNELMDEDLIANEKSVILITEQGYVKRMPVDTFGAQSRNTRGKAGAKMKDDDAVDHFLTVHDHDVVMVFSDRGVVYALKAYQIPTCSRTARGTPMVQLINVGNDEKITSVIGVSEFNEEVYLVMLTQRGFIKKTSLAKFSNIRSNGIIAISLEDEDLLRWVSLATANDSIIIGSSQGRSIHFRVDNEQLRPLGRATRGVRSMNLREGDSLIGMAIISSQILADQAALMDADSDDDSDEEVNDSKKQGPWMLVVTSGGYGKRVPVNMFRLQKRGGMGIIATKFRKKKDTLVGLTMVTDGEELMIVTNRSIIIRQLTDAISIQSRPASGVRLQRLDDENEIVAIAVVPLADGEEDLDDDLEVLDADGNPVATDDDAVDVESEAVEEE, via the coding sequence TATTGGGTAAGTATCATCCTCACGGTGACACAGCGGTTTATGACGCCCTGGTGCGGATGGCCCAAGACTTCTCGATGCGGGTGCCGTTGATCGACGGTCACGGTAACTTTGGCTCGATCGATAACGATCCACCAGCGGCCATGCGATATACCGAGTCACGGCTCACGCCGCTGACTGGGGCTTCGCTACTAGCCGACATCGAAATGGAGACGGTGGACTTCGCCGACAACTTCGATGGCTCGCAGCAAGAACCCGTGGTCATGCCATCGCGGATTCCCCAGCTGCTAGTGAATGGGTCCGCCGGGATCGCCGTGGGCATGGCGACGAATATTCCCCCCCATAACTTGGGTGAAGTGATTGACGGCTTGATCGCCATGATCGAGAACCCAGAGATTACAGATCTGGAATTGATGCAATACATTCCCGGTCCGGACTTCCCGACTGGCGCCCTGATTATTGGTAAGGGCGGCAACCGTGACACCTACACCACGGGTCGCGGTTCAGTCACGATGCGCGGTGTCGCAAATATCGAGACGATTGAAGCACCGGGCCGTCCTGACCGCGATGCCATCATCGTGACTGAGTTGCCTTACCAAACCAACAAAGCGGCATTAATTGAGAAGATTGCCGATTTGGTCAACGATAAGAAAATTGATGGTATTGCGGATATTCGGGATGAAAGCGATCGCGACGGGATGCGGATCGTCATCGAGATGAAGCGGGATGCCTATGCACGGGTGGTATTAAACAACCTGTACAAGCAAACGCCCATTCAGACTAATTTTGGCGCCAATATGCTGGCGTTGGTCAACAACGAACCGCAACTGTTGACCCTGAGCGGCTTCCTCAAAACGTTCCTCGATTTCCGAATTGAGGCGATCACGCGCCGGACACAGTTCTTGCTGCGCAAGGCCGAAGCTCGTGATCACCTGTTGATGGGCTTGTTGACGGCATTGGCCAATCTCGATGCGATTATCGCCCTGATTCGCGGCTCCGCTGATGTCAGTATCGCCAAAGATGAACTAATCGAGACCTATGGTCTTTCGGCCGTCCAAGCCGATGCCATTTTGCAAATGCAATTGCGGCGATTGACCGCATTAGAAGCGGAGAAAATCGAGCGCGAGCACCAAGAATTACTGGCGCAAATTACAGACTATCGTGACATCCTCGATCGGCGCGAGCGGATTCTGGAAATTATCGTCAATGAAGTGACGGCAATTAAGGAAGCACATTCGACACCGCGGCGCACCCGGATCGAAATGGGTGATAACGAGCTGATGGATGAGGATTTGATTGCGAATGAAAAGTCCGTCATCTTGATCACTGAGCAGGGCTACGTGAAGCGGATGCCGGTGGATACCTTTGGGGCACAAAGCCGTAATACACGGGGTAAAGCCGGTGCCAAGATGAAAGACGACGACGCCGTCGATCACTTCCTCACGGTGCACGATCATGATGTGGTGATGGTGTTTAGCGATCGCGGGGTGGTCTACGCGCTGAAGGCATACCAAATTCCGACTTGTTCCCGCACAGCGCGGGGCACACCGATGGTGCAACTGATCAATGTCGGCAATGATGAAAAGATTACTTCAGTGATTGGCGTTAGCGAATTTAACGAAGAAGTCTACTTGGTGATGTTGACCCAGAGGGGCTTCATTAAGAAGACAAGCCTGGCGAAGTTCTCCAACATTCGATCGAACGGCATTATTGCCATTAGTTTGGAAGACGAAGATCTGCTCCGGTGGGTCAGTCTGGCTACGGCGAATGACAGTATCATCATTGGTTCAAGTCAGGGAAGATCGATTCACTTCCGGGTCGATAATGAGCAGCTCCGTCCATTGGGCCGTGCGACTCGTGGTGTCCGATCGATGAATCTGCGTGAAGGGGATAGCCTGATCGGGATGGCGATTATTTCGAGCCAAATCCTGGCCGATCAAGCGGCGCTGATGGATGCCGATAGCGATGACGACTCGGATGAAGAAGTCAATGATAGTAAAAAACAGGGTCCGTGGATGCTGGTCGTCACCTCTGGTGGCTATGGCAAACGGGTACCGGTAAACATGTTCCGCCTGCAAAAGCGCGGGGGCATGGGTATTATCGCCACCAAGTTCCGCAAGAAAAAAGACACATTGGTAGGTCTAACCATGGTGACTGATGGTGAGGAACTGATGATTGTGACCAATCGCAGTATCATTATTCGTCAATTAACTGATGCGATTTCGATTCAGTCTCGTCCAGCGAGTGGGGTGCGGTTGCAGCGACTCGATGACGAAAACGAGATTGTGGCGATCGCAGTTGTGCCATTAGCGGATGGCGAGGAAGACCTCGACGACGATCTGGAAGTCTTAGACGCGGATGGCAATCCAGTTGCGACCGATGATGATGCCGTCGATGTGGAAAGCGAAGCGGTTGAAGAAGAGTAG
- a CDS encoding DEAD/DEAH box helicase: protein MNVDQFAEIARQRSYLLKAYQALPIKAQPVLQLMAVAYEPMAWPQVIDACNELHYLNKRYPKFNRATFKPVVTELLAQGVLLPVQGRGYRCDEVLVEILTRETLQSGIFEAMAEAVEETLPLTYIGRSRNIVFANRDQFLRVARWAIYRQQLDELPRLITMLEDYTYAVNPMTLEEVMDLVFHNPFDPDWARTFPQSVVEVVLESALRGGMRSLAPMLVQFSCLEDLCLDTGVPCSDQFLQCGAEQFILRNQLTEAEFCLKRISAAQQSEMGQYWAWLEFLRGNTDRAIELYELAYQVLKKPLRKRKVFFDDLSGVFFILALVKRGEPDDFHAARSYAEILSTRKQPHRFTAVYAQLVLLIRFLQGEMVYNAELVNDVYGEASGLDALFAGLCLYWCEPKRFTHKAELRVEVICDLANFGEYSWLEMESATLLSAVQTDSAYADRAQQLREPSGITSLLSIVKPTEPWELSLTALTNLVPKQAAAKCASQPGLRMVWLIKLAGERCTISPKEQKLTAKGDWSKGRSVGLKRLAKSTDEYAYLTPQDRQVCQHIRVEYNANYYASDAVYQVGMTALLELVGHPLVFWEDLPDVRVEIVAAEPELLVKKDNYSDRLLIELSPPLLDVKQKVACYKETLTRLRVIKIQDSHRRIAEILGDENCLEVPISARERVLSVIGTIAGLVTIHSDIGGGLEDVAKLPCDAKPHVQLLLVDGGLRVSMLVKPFVAGGPYFRPGQGGQMVVAEIEQQRVQTTRDLAQEIALAKSVQQDCRVLDEWVPEDGEWYIAEPDACLELLLELQALGDRVTLEWPEGEKMRVRPPVGGGQFTMGIRRDRDWFEASGELQINQGEVLNMQELLELLDQAQGRFIPLGNGEFLALTERFRQQLAELRGCGELYERGMRFHPLAASALDHTLHDLEGLSADQAWHDHTQKLKAAQDYQPVLPVTLKAELREYQLEGFEWLARLAHWGVGACLADDMGLGKTLQALALILSRSPDGPTLVVAPLSVCMNWISEVAKFAPSLNVVQLGAGDRQVILDRLGANDLLVCSYGLLQQVDVSAMLAQVQWQTVVLDEAQAIKNSQTKRSKAAMKLPAGFKLITTGTPIENHLGELWNLFRFINPGLLGTPDQFKQRFSAAIEKGEDPRVRENLRKLIQPFMLRRTKAQVLSELPPRTEILMPVELSKEEIAFYEALRQEVVTKLTDPDVMVTGQHVQVLAAIMKLRRACCNPALVQPRIKVPSSKLAMFAELITELLENDHKALVFSQFVDHLGILRDYLDHQGIAYQYLDGQTPVKQRKKRVDAFQNGEGDVFLISLKAGGTGLNLTAADYVIHMDPWWNPAVEDQASDRAHRMGQQRPVTIYRLVAKGTIEEQIVDLHHQKRDLASSLLEGTDISGRISTEDLLRLIQEG, encoded by the coding sequence ATGAATGTTGACCAATTTGCCGAAATTGCCCGTCAGCGATCGTATTTGCTCAAGGCGTATCAGGCGTTGCCGATCAAGGCGCAGCCAGTGTTGCAGCTAATGGCCGTGGCCTATGAGCCAATGGCGTGGCCGCAGGTAATTGACGCCTGTAATGAGCTGCATTATTTGAATAAGCGCTATCCCAAGTTTAATCGCGCCACCTTCAAGCCCGTTGTGACGGAACTATTGGCGCAGGGGGTGTTGCTGCCAGTCCAGGGACGGGGCTACCGCTGTGATGAGGTATTAGTTGAGATTTTGACGCGGGAAACGCTGCAATCCGGCATTTTTGAAGCGATGGCGGAGGCGGTCGAGGAAACATTGCCGCTCACCTACATCGGCAGAAGTCGCAATATCGTTTTTGCGAACCGCGATCAATTTCTGCGGGTCGCGCGTTGGGCGATCTATCGGCAGCAATTAGATGAGCTGCCCCGCCTGATCACAATGCTCGAAGACTATACCTATGCCGTCAATCCCATGACTTTGGAAGAAGTGATGGATTTAGTGTTTCATAATCCGTTCGATCCGGATTGGGCCAGGACATTTCCCCAGTCAGTGGTCGAAGTCGTCCTGGAGTCGGCCTTGCGTGGGGGGATGCGATCGCTAGCGCCAATGCTGGTCCAGTTTTCCTGTTTAGAAGATCTGTGTCTTGATACTGGCGTCCCCTGTTCCGATCAGTTTTTACAGTGTGGCGCAGAGCAGTTTATCCTGCGCAATCAACTGACTGAGGCCGAGTTTTGTCTCAAACGAATCTCCGCAGCACAGCAAAGTGAGATGGGACAGTATTGGGCCTGGCTGGAATTTCTGCGGGGCAATACCGATCGGGCGATTGAGCTATATGAATTAGCCTATCAGGTGTTGAAAAAGCCATTGCGGAAGCGCAAGGTTTTCTTTGATGACTTGAGTGGCGTGTTTTTTATCTTGGCGCTGGTGAAACGTGGTGAACCCGACGACTTTCATGCGGCCCGTAGCTATGCCGAGATTTTATCAACGCGGAAACAGCCCCATCGCTTCACAGCGGTTTATGCGCAGTTAGTGTTGTTGATTCGATTTCTCCAGGGAGAGATGGTCTATAACGCTGAGCTGGTGAACGATGTGTATGGCGAAGCGTCGGGCTTGGATGCATTATTTGCCGGGTTGTGTTTGTACTGGTGTGAGCCAAAGCGCTTTACCCATAAAGCCGAGTTGCGGGTCGAAGTGATTTGTGACCTGGCGAATTTTGGGGAGTACAGTTGGCTGGAGATGGAGAGTGCGACACTGTTATCAGCCGTACAGACCGATAGTGCCTATGCCGATCGTGCCCAACAACTGCGGGAACCAAGTGGGATAACTTCGCTGCTGTCGATCGTCAAACCGACTGAACCGTGGGAGTTGAGTTTAACGGCGCTGACGAATCTTGTCCCCAAACAAGCGGCAGCCAAGTGTGCTAGTCAGCCGGGCTTACGCATGGTCTGGCTAATTAAATTGGCGGGCGAGCGTTGCACGATTTCGCCGAAGGAGCAGAAACTCACGGCAAAAGGTGACTGGAGTAAGGGGCGATCGGTGGGCCTGAAGCGACTCGCGAAATCAACCGATGAGTATGCCTATTTGACGCCGCAGGACCGTCAGGTTTGTCAGCATATTCGGGTGGAGTACAACGCGAATTATTATGCGAGTGATGCGGTTTATCAGGTGGGGATGACGGCACTATTGGAGTTGGTGGGTCATCCATTAGTGTTTTGGGAAGATCTGCCGGATGTGCGAGTTGAGATTGTGGCCGCCGAACCGGAGTTGCTGGTGAAAAAAGACAACTATAGCGATCGATTGCTGATTGAGTTATCGCCACCACTGCTCGATGTCAAACAAAAAGTGGCTTGCTACAAGGAAACGTTAACGCGATTGCGCGTAATCAAGATCCAAGATAGTCATCGGCGGATTGCGGAAATTCTAGGGGATGAGAACTGTCTAGAAGTCCCGATTTCGGCGCGGGAGCGGGTATTATCCGTGATTGGGACGATCGCCGGTTTAGTCACGATCCATTCCGATATTGGTGGCGGATTAGAGGATGTCGCGAAGTTGCCTTGTGATGCTAAACCCCATGTGCAGTTGTTACTGGTCGATGGTGGTTTGCGAGTGTCAATGTTGGTCAAACCCTTTGTGGCGGGTGGCCCCTATTTTCGGCCGGGTCAAGGCGGACAAATGGTGGTGGCGGAGATTGAGCAGCAGCGGGTGCAGACGACGCGGGATTTGGCCCAGGAAATTGCCCTTGCAAAGTCGGTGCAGCAGGATTGTCGGGTTTTGGATGAGTGGGTGCCGGAGGATGGCGAGTGGTATATTGCCGAACCAGATGCTTGTCTTGAGCTGCTGTTGGAGTTGCAGGCGTTAGGCGATCGGGTCACGTTGGAATGGCCAGAAGGGGAAAAGATGCGGGTACGTCCTCCCGTCGGTGGTGGACAGTTCACGATGGGAATTCGGCGCGATCGTGATTGGTTTGAGGCGAGTGGGGAGCTGCAAATTAATCAAGGCGAAGTCCTGAATATGCAGGAATTGCTGGAGTTACTGGATCAAGCCCAGGGACGATTTATTCCCCTGGGTAATGGTGAATTTTTGGCTTTGACGGAGCGGTTTCGGCAGCAGTTGGCGGAGCTGCGCGGCTGTGGGGAACTGTATGAGCGAGGGATGCGGTTTCATCCTTTGGCGGCATCGGCTTTGGACCATACGTTGCATGACTTGGAGGGGCTGAGTGCTGATCAGGCTTGGCATGACCATACGCAAAAGTTAAAGGCGGCGCAGGATTATCAGCCGGTGTTGCCCGTGACCTTGAAGGCGGAGTTGCGGGAATATCAACTAGAAGGATTTGAATGGTTGGCGCGGTTAGCGCATTGGGGTGTGGGTGCTTGTCTGGCGGATGATATGGGCTTAGGCAAAACGTTGCAAGCCTTGGCCTTGATTTTGTCGCGATCGCCCGATGGACCAACGCTGGTCGTTGCGCCGTTGTCGGTTTGTATGAATTGGATCAGTGAGGTGGCTAAGTTTGCGCCGAGTTTGAATGTGGTGCAGTTGGGCGCGGGCGATCGCCAAGTGATTCTCGATCGCTTAGGTGCAAATGATTTATTAGTTTGTAGTTATGGGCTGTTGCAACAGGTCGATGTGTCGGCGATGTTGGCGCAGGTGCAGTGGCAGACAGTGGTGCTAGATGAGGCCCAGGCGATTAAAAATTCCCAGACAAAACGATCGAAAGCCGCGATGAAGTTGCCAGCAGGATTCAAGCTGATTACGACGGGGACGCCGATCGAGAATCACCTGGGCGAGCTGTGGAATTTGTTCCGGTTTATCAATCCGGGCTTACTGGGGACGCCCGACCAGTTTAAGCAACGATTTTCAGCGGCGATCGAGAAAGGCGAAGACCCGCGTGTGCGAGAAAATCTGCGGAAACTGATTCAACCATTTATGTTGCGGCGGACGAAAGCCCAAGTATTGTCCGAGCTGCCACCCCGCACCGAAATTCTAATGCCAGTAGAACTGAGCAAAGAGGAGATTGCGTTCTATGAGGCCTTGCGCCAGGAAGTTGTGACGAAGCTAACCGACCCAGATGTGATGGTGACAGGCCAGCATGTGCAGGTCTTAGCCGCGATTATGAAATTGCGCCGGGCTTGCTGCAACCCCGCGTTGGTGCAACCGCGAATTAAGGTCCCTAGTTCTAAGTTAGCAATGTTTGCTGAATTGATTACGGAATTGCTCGAGAATGACCATAAAGCCTTGGTATTTAGTCAGTTTGTCGATCACTTGGGTATATTGCGGGATTATCTTGATCATCAAGGTATTGCCTATCAGTACCTCGATGGCCAGACTCCGGTGAAGCAGCGTAAAAAACGTGTGGATGCGTTTCAAAATGGCGAGGGTGATGTGTTTCTGATTAGTCTGAAAGCCGGTGGGACAGGACTAAATTTAACTGCGGCGGATTATGTGATTCATATGGACCCGTGGTGGAATCCGGCGGTGGAAGATCAGGCATCCGATCGGGCCCATCGCATGGGACAGCAGCGGCCGGTGACGATTTATCGGTTAGTGGCAAAGGGGACGATCGAAGAGCAGATTGTAGACTTGCATCATCAGAAGCGCGATTTGGCCAGCAGTTTGCTAGAAGGAACGGATATCAGTGGACGAATTTCGACCGAGGATTTGTTGCGGTTGATTCAAGAAGGATAG